In a single window of the Dreissena polymorpha isolate Duluth1 chromosome 3, UMN_Dpol_1.0, whole genome shotgun sequence genome:
- the LOC127872878 gene encoding 39S ribosomal protein L33, mitochondrial-like: MAKEKMKPHGPTNKDCQSSGISVMKTQLSGRSDRVFGNWLVLVALESMAGTGHKLVRIRPKQDGKLQCLHKDPLVQETVLYKEFKKLKTLK; encoded by the exons ATGGCGAAGGAAAAAATGAA gccacatggtccgacaaacaaagactgtcagAGTAGTGGAATAAgcgttatgaaaacacaacttagtgggcggagcgatcgcgtaTTTGGCAACTG GCTGGTTTTGGTTGCATTGGAAAGCATGGCAGGTACCGGACACAAGCTGGTTCGCATTCGACCTAAACAAGATGGCAAGCTGCAGTGTCTTCACAAGGATCCTTTAG TGCAAGAAACTGTACTCTATAAAGAGTTCAAGAAATTGAAaacattaaagtga
- the LOC127872876 gene encoding transmembrane emp24 domain-containing protein 10-like has translation MDLAYLFCLLLGIFIFNVNALMFHVDPNQKKCLQEEIHKDVLVTGEYLLDDAPGQKTNLAVTDTKGHILYSKEDATKGKFAFTTEEYDMFEICFESKMVSGSQGPARAVSLNMKHGVEAKSYDDLAKAEKLKPLEVELRRLEDLSKSIVDDFAFMKAREEEMRDTNERTHSYVMYLSVLSMLCLLGLATWQVLYLRRYFKAKKLIE, from the exons ATGGATCTAGCATATTTATTTTGCCTTTTGTTAGGCATCTTTATATTTAATGTCAACGCGTTAATGTTTCACGTAGACCCAAATCAGAAAAAATGTCTGCAAGAGGAAATTCACAAAGATGTTTTGGTAACCGGCGAATATCTATTAGATGACGCTCCTGGACAGAAAACAAACCTAGCT GTAACTGATACAAAAGGACATATTTTATACAGCAAAGAAGATGCCACAAAAGGCAAATTTGCATTCACAACAGAAGAGTATGACATGTTTGAAATCTGCTTTGAATCGAAAATGGTTTCAG GTAGCCAAGGCCCGGCTAGGGCGGTCTCTCTGAACATGAAGCATGGTGTAGAGGCCAAGAGCTACGATGAT CTTGCCAAGGCGGAGAAGTTGAAGCCCCTGGAAGTAGAGCTGCGCAGGCTGGAGGATCTCTCTAAGTCCATTGTGGATGATTTTGCCTTCATGAAGGCCCGTGAGGAGGAGATGAGGGACACCAACG AGCGGACCCACTCATATGTGATGTACCTGAGCGTCCTGTCCATGCTGTGTCTTCTGGGCCTGGCCACATGGCAGGTGCTCTACTTGCGTAGATACTTCAAAGCAAAGAAGCTCATAGAATAA